Proteins encoded in a region of the Gigantopelta aegis isolate Gae_Host chromosome 13, Gae_host_genome, whole genome shotgun sequence genome:
- the LOC121387265 gene encoding growth hormone secretagogue receptor type 1-like, with the protein MASTISDLQIDFNTTKATNGLRLEDFVEYRISLKIHLYVLPILVSVGIPGNIVSFVVLVFSTFRKSTTSIYLATMAILDTVILILSILWFISFYHPEVKIFRDGTCQFIHLVFYFAIHFNVLVLVAMTVERFIAVVFPLKAPSLISTKKASIVITGIGLFSFALNLHHVFTKGMITSADGSSSCWIVGDEPTKFFVGKIYPWIDSFIYSILPMTSLFVLNIVMIVTMNRAMQSRHTMHGSRSNSSGDVGQRQLTVMLLLVSFAFLVLTGPMGILLLLSRYTWHPETLGELAVSKLTHSVVDNMMYANHAINFVFYCMSGRRFRDEVRKMFCFTCTRKEAAPLHPGTFQNSTEMVTSVSTIL; encoded by the exons ATGGCATCCACGATTAGTGACCTTCAAATTGACTTCAACACAACCAAAGCGACTAACGGTTTGCGACTGGAGGATTTCGTCGAATATAGGATATCTCTGAAAATACATCTCTATGTCCTACCAATCTTGGTATCGGTCGGAATACCCGGAAACATCGTCTCATTTGTTGTCCTTGTATTTTCCACCTTCCGAAAGAGCACCACGTCTATTTACTTAGCCACCATGGCCATTCTTGACACGGTGATTCTTATTCTGAGCATTTTGTGGTTCATCAGCTTTTACCACCCAGAAGTAAAAATATTTCGCGATGGCACGTGCCAGTTCATCCATCTTGTTTTCTATTTCGCCATCCACTTCAACGTACTGGTGTTGGTCGCCATGACAGTCGAACGATTCATTGCTGTAGTTTTCCCGTTAAAGGCGCCGAGTCTAATCTCAACGAAAAAGGCGTCCATTGTGATAACAGGGATCGGGCTGTTTTCGTTCGCACTTAATCTGCACCACGTGTTCACAAAGGGGATGATAACGAGTGCTGATG GTTCTTCAAGTTGTTGGATTGTCGGTGACGAACCAACCAAGTTCTTCGTCGGGAAAATCTACCCATGGATCGATTCGTTCATCTACTCGATCTTACCCATGACGTCACTGTTTGTTCTAAACATAGTCATGATAGTGACGATGAACCGAGCCATGCAGAGTCGACACACAATGCACGGCTCTCGTTCAAACAGCAGCGGCGATGTCGGCCAAAGACAGCTGACAGTGATGCTACTATTGGTCTCCTTTGCCTTTCTTGTTCTGACGGGACCAATGGGAATCCTGCTTCTGTTGAGTCGGTACACGTGGCATCCGGAGACGCTTGGGGAGCTGGCGGTGTCGAAGTTGACGCACAGCGTCGTCGACAACATGATGTATGCTAACCACGCTATCAACTTCGTGTTCTACTGCATGAGTGGACGCCGGTTTAGGGACGAGGTGAGGAAGATGTTCTGTTTCACGTGCACGAGGAAAGAGGCGGCGCCGCTACATCCAGGAACATTTCAGAATTCTACAGAGATGGTGACATCCGTTTCAACTATTTTGTAG